Proteins from a genomic interval of uncultured Methanocorpusculum sp.:
- a CDS encoding nitrilase-related carbon-nitrogen hydrolase, translated as MRVCCAQLIQVWDDVDAAFAKADSFLNEYSGTADMVMFSEQFATGWRPSPSQISGEDVKRRWLALAAKHNVCVVGSYQKVEAGGLPQNTMLVCGPAGEVIAEYSKMFLFVPGKEDRCFSPGHAPVTFAYGGVKFGCAICFDLRFPELFREYLKMGCECVLVQAAWPASRVADWELLLRARALENRGFVFGTACMGYDPVSGTDYCGRSLVCDYEGRVICDGGVFEGGCTAEVDVGGVRRMRVEWGII; from the coding sequence ATGCGAGTCTGTTGTGCCCAGCTGATTCAGGTGTGGGATGATGTTGATGCTGCTTTTGCGAAAGCAGATTCTTTTCTTAATGAATATTCTGGGACTGCAGATATGGTGATGTTTTCCGAGCAGTTTGCAACCGGGTGGCGTCCCTCTCCTTCGCAGATCTCGGGTGAGGATGTGAAACGACGGTGGCTTGCTCTTGCGGCGAAGCATAATGTCTGTGTTGTCGGGTCCTATCAGAAAGTGGAAGCTGGCGGACTGCCGCAGAACACAATGCTCGTGTGCGGCCCGGCAGGCGAGGTGATTGCCGAGTATTCCAAGATGTTTTTGTTTGTGCCGGGAAAGGAGGACCGATGTTTTTCTCCGGGTCATGCGCCGGTGACCTTTGCGTACGGTGGTGTGAAGTTTGGGTGTGCGATTTGTTTTGATCTGCGCTTTCCCGAGTTATTCCGCGAGTACCTAAAGATGGGGTGCGAGTGTGTTTTGGTTCAGGCAGCCTGGCCTGCTTCCCGGGTAGCAGACTGGGAGCTTTTACTTCGGGCCCGGGCATTGGAGAACAGAGGGTTTGTTTTCGGGACTGCGTGTATGGGATATGATCCAGTTTCGGGCACTGATTACTGCGGGCGAAGTCTGGTGTGTGATTATGAGGGGCGGGTTATTTGTGATGGAGGGGTGTTTGAAGGAGGGTGCACGGCTGAGGTGGATGTGGGGGGAGTGAGAAGGATGAGGGTGGAGTGGGGGATTATCTGA
- a CDS encoding DUF6198 family protein: MRQETATRITVMILGLFIMSLGIAFSTKAGLGTTPISCVPYVLSQGFPLSFGTFTFLMNSLFVVFQYFLLKDKFETYQWLQITLIFVFSVFTDLSMLLVDDIIITGYIFQWIFCLMSCVLVAFGIALMLKANLLMMAGDALVRAISQVSKIQFGYVKVGFDSTMVLTAVLVSWVMFADLVGVREGTVAAAILVGLIVKFFVPRLGCLDRIFTGKP, from the coding sequence ATGAGACAAGAAACAGCCACCCGGATAACCGTGATGATCCTCGGCCTTTTTATCATGTCGCTGGGGATCGCGTTTTCCACCAAGGCTGGTCTTGGAACGACGCCCATCTCATGCGTGCCCTATGTTCTGAGTCAGGGATTTCCCCTTTCATTTGGAACGTTCACCTTTCTCATGAACAGTTTATTTGTTGTTTTTCAGTATTTTCTGCTGAAAGACAAATTTGAAACCTATCAGTGGCTGCAGATCACGCTCATCTTTGTATTCAGCGTATTCACCGATCTCTCGATGCTTCTCGTCGACGACATTATCATCACCGGATATATATTCCAGTGGATTTTCTGTCTCATGAGCTGTGTTCTGGTTGCTTTCGGTATTGCTCTGATGTTGAAAGCAAACCTTCTGATGATGGCCGGAGATGCTCTTGTAAGAGCAATATCACAGGTCTCGAAGATTCAGTTCGGCTATGTCAAAGTAGGATTCGACAGCACGATGGTGCTGACAGCCGTTCTTGTCTCTTGGGTGATGTTTGCCGATCTGGTCGGGGTGCGGGAAGGAACCGTCGCCGCGGCAATTCTTGTCGGCCTTATCGTGAAGTTTTTTGTGCCAAGACTTGGATGCCTTGACCGGATATTCACGGGAAAACCGTGA
- a CDS encoding DUF169 domain-containing protein has product MFLRTDIYPSNAISPKEGARRGCVMGFISHVIRDRKTAVFTKETCLCAGAVAGLCFGNGYVAAPGGVDTFVAFFSYGLELAKDPETYQKFCDRMPEKSRRKFLEGERMHVDAETAKKFIDDEITAIPAISGKYAVFKPIEDLVEGEVPVSVIFTVNPVELAALMHLAGSLSGGNGLTASSRISACQALGSKVLQESKKEVPNAVLGMTDLAGRGHCRNVIPNEYLTYSVPWNMFLAMEEAAPKSFFQTMTWEKFKE; this is encoded by the coding sequence GTGTTTCTTCGGACGGATATCTATCCTTCGAACGCGATTTCACCGAAGGAGGGAGCACGAAGAGGTTGTGTGATGGGATTCATCTCGCATGTTATCCGGGATCGGAAAACTGCAGTTTTCACGAAAGAAACATGTCTTTGCGCCGGGGCAGTGGCAGGTCTCTGTTTTGGGAACGGTTACGTGGCGGCACCCGGAGGCGTTGATACGTTCGTGGCGTTTTTCTCGTACGGTCTTGAGTTGGCGAAGGATCCGGAAACGTATCAGAAATTTTGTGATCGGATGCCGGAAAAATCCCGGAGAAAGTTTTTGGAGGGGGAACGGATGCATGTGGACGCCGAAACGGCGAAAAAGTTCATCGATGATGAAATCACGGCGATTCCGGCAATCTCCGGAAAATATGCGGTGTTCAAACCGATTGAGGATCTTGTTGAGGGAGAAGTTCCAGTGTCGGTAATTTTTACGGTGAATCCGGTCGAACTTGCGGCATTGATGCATCTTGCGGGGTCTCTTTCCGGCGGGAACGGTCTGACTGCATCTTCACGGATATCTGCATGTCAGGCACTTGGAAGCAAAGTTCTGCAGGAGTCAAAAAAGGAGGTTCCAAACGCCGTTCTTGGTATGACGGATCTTGCGGGCCGCGGGCACTGTCGAAACGTTATCCCGAATGAGTATCTGACGTACAGTGTTCCCTGGAACATGTTTCTTGCA